From the genome of Nicotiana sylvestris chromosome 2, ASM39365v2, whole genome shotgun sequence, one region includes:
- the LOC104239655 gene encoding 3beta-hydroxysteroid-dehydrogenase/decarboxylase isoform X2 — protein MGEGEERWCVVTGGRGFAARHLVEMLIRYEMFHVRIADLGPDIKLEPDEEEGTVGKALRSGRAHYVSMDLRDKSQVLKACEGAEVVFHMAAPDSSINNHQLHHSVNVLGTKNIIDACVELKVKRLIYTSSPSVVFDGVHGILNGDESLPYPAKHNDSYSATKAEGEALVIKSNDTKGLLTCCIRPSSIFGPGDRLLVPSLVAAARAGKSKFIIGDGNNMYDFTYVENVAHAHVCAERALASGGAVAEKAAGQAYFITNMEPIKFWEFVSLILEGLGYERPSIKIPASVMMPIAHFVELAYKLLAAYGMKVPQLTPSRIRLLSRSRTFSCSKANDRLGYTPIVPLQEGLRRTIESYPHLRAEKQPEKEGPSKASLFLGSGRVADTLLWKDKKQTLTAALVLAAIYFNFVASGFTVVTSISRILLVASIFLFIHGRLPQKIMGYKIDKVPGSCFHVSAETSRQVALSAASEWNSAVKGLKSLCRGTDCMFFLKESQLPLLYFSYMRKKRKK, from the exons ATgggtgaaggagaagagagatGGTGTGTGGTGACCGGAGGGAGAGGTTTTGCTGCTCGCCATTTGGTGGAAATGCTGATCCGTTACGAAATGTTTCACGTCCGCATTGCGGATTTGGGTCCGGACATTAAGCTGGAGCCTGACGAGGAGGAAGGCACTGTCGGTAAAGCTCTGCGATCAGGCCGTGCTCACTATGTATCCATGGATCTTCGTGACAAGTCCCAAGTTCTTAAAG CGTGTGAAGGAGCAGAAGTGGTATTCCACATGGCTGCGCCAGATTCATCGATCAACAACCACCAGCTTCATCACTCTGTTAATGTGCTAG GAACCAAGAATATCATTGATGCTTGTGTTGAGCTAAAAGTGAAGAGACTTATTTATACCAGCTCCCCCAGTGTTGTGTTTGATGGAGTTCATGGTATTCTGAACGGGGATGAATCGCTACCATATCCTGCTAAG CATAACGATTCCTATTCTGCAACTAAAGCTGAAGGAGAGGCACTAGTTATCAAGTCAAATGATACTAAAGGGCTCCTGACCTGCTGCATTAGACCTAGCAGTATCTTTGGCCCTGGCGACAGGTTGTTGGTTCCATCACTGGTTGCAGCAGCAAGGGCAGGAAAATCTAAG TTCATAATTGGTGATGGCAACAACATGTATGATTTCACTTACGTAGAAAACGTTGCACATGCTCATGTATGTGCTGAACGAGCTCTCGCATCAGGGGGTGCAGTAGCAGAGAAAGCTGCTGGGCAG GCATATTTTATCACAAACATGGAGCCCATAAAGTTCTGGGAGTTCGTCTCACTTATTCTTGAAGGTCTTGGCTACGAAAG GCCAAGCATTAAAATTCCTGCTTCTGTTATGATGCCAATTGCACATTTCGTGGAGTTGGCTTATAAGCTGTTGGCCGCATATGGAATGAAGGTCCCACAGTTGACTCCGTCAAGAATCAGGCTCCTATCTCGTAGTAGAACATTTAGTTGTTCAAAAGCAAATGATCGCCTGGGCTACACACCAATTGTCCCACTTCAG GAGGGCCTAAGGAGGACAATTGAATCGTATCCGCACTTGAGAGCCGAAAAGCAGCCAGAAAAAGAAGGCCCTTCTAAAGCTTCTCTATTTCTCGGAAGTGGGAGAG TGGCTGACACACTTCTTTGGAAGGATAAGAAACAGACACTAACAGCAGCATTAGTTCTGGCCGCAATTTATTTCAATTTCGTAGCTTCTGGTTTCACCGTTGTAACTTCTATATCAAGGATTCTGTTGGTGGCATCAATTTTCTTGTTCATCCACGGGAGACTGCCTCAGAAAAT AATGGGCTATAAAATTGACAAAGTTCCCGGATCATGCTTCCATGTATCGGCAGAGACATCACGCCAAGTTGCTCTGTCAGCAGCCTCGGAGTGGAATTCTGCAGTAAAGGGTTTAAAGTCTCTTTGTAGAGGGACTGATTGCATGTTCTTCCTTAAG GAATCCCAGCtgcctttactttatttttcatatatgagaaaaaagaggaagaaatag
- the LOC104239655 gene encoding 3beta-hydroxysteroid-dehydrogenase/decarboxylase isoform X1, whose protein sequence is MGEGEERWCVVTGGRGFAARHLVEMLIRYEMFHVRIADLGPDIKLEPDEEEGTVGKALRSGRAHYVSMDLRDKSQVLKACEGAEVVFHMAAPDSSINNHQLHHSVNVLGTKNIIDACVELKVKRLIYTSSPSVVFDGVHGILNGDESLPYPAKHNDSYSATKAEGEALVIKSNDTKGLLTCCIRPSSIFGPGDRLLVPSLVAAARAGKSKFIIGDGNNMYDFTYVENVAHAHVCAERALASGGAVAEKAAGQAYFITNMEPIKFWEFVSLILEGLGYERPSIKIPASVMMPIAHFVELAYKLLAAYGMKVPQLTPSRIRLLSRSRTFSCSKANDRLGYTPIVPLQEGLRRTIESYPHLRAEKQPEKEGPSKASLFLGSGRVADTLLWKDKKQTLTAALVLAAIYFNFVASGFTVVTSISRILLVASIFLFIHGRLPQKIMGYKIDKVPGSCFHVSAETSRQVALSAASEWNSAVKGLKSLCRGTDCMFFLKVVLSLLILSILGTISLRSLFVIGIPAAFTLFFIYEKKEEEIDHLLHEIISFTWKLKSDISRRIFSSAKDR, encoded by the exons ATgggtgaaggagaagagagatGGTGTGTGGTGACCGGAGGGAGAGGTTTTGCTGCTCGCCATTTGGTGGAAATGCTGATCCGTTACGAAATGTTTCACGTCCGCATTGCGGATTTGGGTCCGGACATTAAGCTGGAGCCTGACGAGGAGGAAGGCACTGTCGGTAAAGCTCTGCGATCAGGCCGTGCTCACTATGTATCCATGGATCTTCGTGACAAGTCCCAAGTTCTTAAAG CGTGTGAAGGAGCAGAAGTGGTATTCCACATGGCTGCGCCAGATTCATCGATCAACAACCACCAGCTTCATCACTCTGTTAATGTGCTAG GAACCAAGAATATCATTGATGCTTGTGTTGAGCTAAAAGTGAAGAGACTTATTTATACCAGCTCCCCCAGTGTTGTGTTTGATGGAGTTCATGGTATTCTGAACGGGGATGAATCGCTACCATATCCTGCTAAG CATAACGATTCCTATTCTGCAACTAAAGCTGAAGGAGAGGCACTAGTTATCAAGTCAAATGATACTAAAGGGCTCCTGACCTGCTGCATTAGACCTAGCAGTATCTTTGGCCCTGGCGACAGGTTGTTGGTTCCATCACTGGTTGCAGCAGCAAGGGCAGGAAAATCTAAG TTCATAATTGGTGATGGCAACAACATGTATGATTTCACTTACGTAGAAAACGTTGCACATGCTCATGTATGTGCTGAACGAGCTCTCGCATCAGGGGGTGCAGTAGCAGAGAAAGCTGCTGGGCAG GCATATTTTATCACAAACATGGAGCCCATAAAGTTCTGGGAGTTCGTCTCACTTATTCTTGAAGGTCTTGGCTACGAAAG GCCAAGCATTAAAATTCCTGCTTCTGTTATGATGCCAATTGCACATTTCGTGGAGTTGGCTTATAAGCTGTTGGCCGCATATGGAATGAAGGTCCCACAGTTGACTCCGTCAAGAATCAGGCTCCTATCTCGTAGTAGAACATTTAGTTGTTCAAAAGCAAATGATCGCCTGGGCTACACACCAATTGTCCCACTTCAG GAGGGCCTAAGGAGGACAATTGAATCGTATCCGCACTTGAGAGCCGAAAAGCAGCCAGAAAAAGAAGGCCCTTCTAAAGCTTCTCTATTTCTCGGAAGTGGGAGAG TGGCTGACACACTTCTTTGGAAGGATAAGAAACAGACACTAACAGCAGCATTAGTTCTGGCCGCAATTTATTTCAATTTCGTAGCTTCTGGTTTCACCGTTGTAACTTCTATATCAAGGATTCTGTTGGTGGCATCAATTTTCTTGTTCATCCACGGGAGACTGCCTCAGAAAAT AATGGGCTATAAAATTGACAAAGTTCCCGGATCATGCTTCCATGTATCGGCAGAGACATCACGCCAAGTTGCTCTGTCAGCAGCCTCGGAGTGGAATTCTGCAGTAAAGGGTTTAAAGTCTCTTTGTAGAGGGACTGATTGCATGTTCTTCCTTAAG GTGGTTCTCTCTCTACTGATTCTAAGTATCCTTGGAACCATTTCTCTGCGGAGTCTGTTTGTCATTG GAATCCCAGCtgcctttactttatttttcatatatgagaaaaaagaggaagaaatagATCATCTACTTCATGAGATTATCTCATTTACATGGAAATTGAAGTCTGATATTTCTAGGAGAATTTTCAGCTCCGCAAAAGACCGATAA